CCAGGACGGTGCTGGTGCGTCCCGCGTCCGTGGTCCCGTACTGCGCTGCGTCAGCCTGTACCACCATCGCGGTGACGTGGTGCGTGACGACGTCGTGCAGCTCCCGCGCGATGCGAGCGCGCTCGGCTGCGAGCGCCTCGCGCGCAGCCAGCGCGGTGTGGCGAGCCTGAGCCTCCGCACGTACCCGCGACCAGGTGCCGGCCCACCACAGCAGGACGAGGAGCAGCCCGAACACGAGGTAGTCGAGCACCGTCGACGGCGAGCCGACGGCCTCCAGACCGACGGCGAGGAGCACGTACCCCGCGAGTGCGATCGTGCCCACGACCTGTCGTCGCTCCTCGAGGAGCGCCCCTGCGCCGACGAGGGCGACCAGCAGGCCGAGCGCTGCGAACGTGGTCGGGTATCCCATGAGCTGATAGGCGCCGAACGCGGTCCCGACGACGGCGAGAGACCACGCAGGCCACCGGCGAAGGGCCGCGACGGGTGCGCCCTGCGCCACCACGAGCACCCAGCCGGTCGCATCCATCAGCCGGTCAGGAAGCTCCGCGAGGTCGACCCCTTGGCGTGCCACGCCGGGGACGAACGCCAGCCCGACGAGCGCCACCGCTAGCAGCACGTCCCAGCGACGAGACGACGGTCGGACCTCGGGAACCACGTGCGTCTCGATCACACCCCAAGGGTAGGAGGCAGGCGCCGTCTTCCGGCACCACCCCGAACCGTGCCGAGATCGTGGCCGGGACGCGGCGAGCGGCGGCGTCGTGCTACGTCATGACGTCCTGTGCAGGCGCACAGGGTTGAATGGAGGGATGCTCTCGTCTCCTCCTCTCCGGCGCGTCCGGCTCATCACGCTCGGCGGAACCATCAGCTCCGAGCCCGCAGGCCCCGGCCCCGAGACGACCGGTCGCGGCTCGTCTGAGGGCCTGTCCGACGGGCCGGCCGGCGTCGTCCCCCGCAGCGGCGCAGGGCTCTTCCAGCAGGAGATCCAGCACTGGGTGCCGGGCGTCGAGCTGGTGCCGCTCGAGCTGCGCATGGTCCCGTCGCCCTCCCTGACCATGGCTGACCTGCTCGCGCTGCACGCCGCCATCGCCGGCTTCGGCGACGACGTCGACGGGGTGGTCGTCTCTCAGGGGACGGACACCATCGAGGAGACGGCGTTCGTCCTCGACGTCCTCGGCGCGGCAGCCCGCGTGCCCGTCGTCGTCACGGGTGCGATGCGGGACCGGACCACGCCCGGGGCCGACGGCGCCGCCAACCTCGTGGCCGCCGCGCTCGTCGCCGCGTCGCCGGACGCCCGCGGCGCGGGCGTCCTCGTCCAGATCGCCGACCGGACCCACGCCGCCCGCTGGGTGACCAAGCGCAGCACCTTCCGGGTCGATGGCTTCTCCTCCGAGCCCTTCGGCCCGGTCGGCGCCGTCGTCGAAGGGGTCGTCCACCTCGGGGGCGTCCCCCGCCCTCGCCCTGCGCTGCCCGTTCCGACCGGCGAGGCGCCACGGGTCGCGGTCGTCGTCGCAGGCCTGGGCGACGACCTCGCGCTCCTGCCCGGCCTCGCCGACGCCGGGTACGACGGCGTCGTGATCGCCGGCGCCGGAGGCGGCCACGTCGCCGCCAGCGCGGTCGAGAACGTCGCCGCGACGGTCGCCCGGATCCCCGTGGTGATGTGCAGCAGGGTCGGTTCCGGGCCTGCGCTGACCCAGACGTACGGGTACCCCGGAGGCGAGATCGACCTCGCACGCGTCGGCACCGTCCCAGGTGGTGGTCTCTCCGCTCCCAAGGCGCGGATGCTCCTCATGCTCCTCGTCGCGTCCGGCGCAACACCCGACGAGGTCCGCGACGGCATCGTCCGGTACGGCCGGGACTAGCCACCACGTCGGTGCCCGAGGCGGTGCTCAGGGCGCGGCGCCGTGGCCTGCGACGCGACCACCCCACCGCGCGCACCCGCCCGTCTGCTGTTAGAACAGGGTGTGAGCCGCGACTGCTCGGACGGCGCGAACGCCCCGGAGAAAGGGTGCTCAGCAGCACGAACGACGCTCGGCGACGAGAGGGATGTCATGACACTTTTGCAAACGAGGACGCCACCAGACGGTTTCCGTCTGGTGCAACGGTGGGAGCTCGACTCTGTGCACGCGCTCGCAGGACTTCGATCGTCGCTGCACGAGGTGATCACCGGTGAGGCCGAGATGCCCGCCGAGGACCTCACCGAGACGCCTGCTCGGATCGTCCTCGTCGCCAGCGAGCTCGCGACCAACGCCTTGCGCCACGCCACGGCGCCGCGTACCGTCCGGCTCTTCGCACGTGACCACGAGCTGCTCCTCGACGTCGTCGACCACGACCCGGCGACACCGCCGGTCGTCTCAGGCGGGCGCCCTCTCGGAGAAGGCGGGTTCGGTCTCAGGCTCGCTCAACGTCTCGCGTCGCAGGTCGGCTGGTACTCGCGCGGCACCGCCAAGCACGTCTGGGCATCCTTCCCCGTCACCGACCACGAGACCGTCGCGTGCGGCCCCCGCGCGCTCGACGGGATGCGGCTCGGACCGCGGTCGCAGGCGGTCGCTTGAGCGCCGCGATGGTTCCCCGCAGACAGCACGACGTCGTCATCGTCGGGGGCGGCAACGCAGGCCTCTCGCTCGCGGGACGGCTCGTCCGGGACGGGGCGAAGGACGTCGTCGTCATCGAGCCCGAGCGCGTCCACCACTACCGACCGATGCTCTCCTACGTCGCAGGAGGCGAGGCGACGCTCGACCAGCTCCGACGTCCGCAGGAGCGCGTCACGCCCAGAGGGGTCCGCTGGCACGCGGGCACGGTCGTCGCGGTGGACCCCGAGCGCTCTGTCGTGCGGCTGGCTGGTGGCGAGTCGATCGGGTACACCGACCTCGTGCTGTGCCCCGGCTCGCAGGTCGACTGGGACGCGATCCCTGGTTCCGAGGCCGCCGTCCGGACGCCGCACGCCGCGACGAGCTACCTGCCCGACTCGGCGGTCGACACCTGGAGCATGCTCTCCTCCCTCACCTCAGGCCGAGCCGTGTTCGTCGTCGGAGGCCAGCACGTGCCGTGCGCGCCGGTCGCTCTCAAGCCGCTGTTCCTGGCGGCCGAGCACTGGCGGCGCGAAGGGGTCCGCGAGCAGATCGAGATCGACCTCCTCGTCGAGGGTGATCGTCTCGTGGACCATGCACGCGCCGACCGCAGGCTGCGCGACGCTGCTGCCGAGCAGGGCGTCCGCGTCCGGTTCGGAGCGACGGTGGCCTCGGTCGACGCCGCCGCGCGGACGCTCGAGGTCCGGGCACGGCGCGACGGGACGGCTGCAGCGGTCGCGCCGACCACGGTGACGTACGACGCGCTGTACCTCGCGCCACCTCACCGCGCGCCGGCGTGGATCGCCGAGAGCGGGCTCGCGTGCACCGCCGACGGCGGCTTTCTCAGCGTCGACCCGCAGACGCTCCAGCACGTCGAGCACCCGAACGTCTGGGGCCTGGGGGACGTCGCCGAGGTCGACGCGCTGCCGTCCGGAGGTGCACTGCGCCGCCAGGTCCCGGTCGTCGCGAGCAACATCTCGGCACGCCGCACGGGCGCCCCCATGAAGCGCTATGACGGCTACTCGATCGCTCCGGTGGCCGTCTCCCGTCGCCGCCTGCTGCTCGCCGAGTTCGACCGTGCTGGGCGCAACCAGCCGTCCGTGCCGTTCCCCGACCTCGTTCGTCCTCGCCTGAGCACGTGGGCGTTCGACCGCTACCTCGAGCCGCACATCTACTTCCGTCAGCTGCTCCAGGGCAAGGTGTCCTGAGCCTGCCGAGCCGAGCCCGGGATCGTCTGTGCCGGGTGGAGCGCGGCCGCTAGCGTCCTGACGGCCCGGCCATGGGCACGCGCACGACGAGGTGCTCGTGGTCGACCCATGTCGTGAACGCGGTCGCCTCGCCGAAGCCGTCGCCGTCGAGCTCGATCTGTTCCGGCTCGCTCAGCTCGACCGTGATCGTGGATCCGCGGACGTACTCGAGGGCGCGCACGTCCTTGGTCCGGAACCTGCGGCCGAACGGGGTCCGGCTGAGGACGCCGTTCTCCCAGACGATCTTCGTGAGGACCTGGATCCACCCGACGAGGTTCTCTGGGCGCATGACGACGACGTCGAGGAGGCCGTCGTCGAGCGCCGCATCGGGCAGGAGGCGGACGTTGGCCTGGAGCGAGCCGCAGTTGCCGACGATGACGGTGTGCGCCTTGACGGACTCGGGCTCGGCGCCGTCGACGGACATCTGGAGCCTGACGTGGTTGCGGCCCTTGAGGGACGTGACGGCGGCGCCGACGTAGGCGAGCCAGCCGACCTTCTTCTTGAGGTCGTCGTCGGTGTTCTGGAGCATCGAGGCGTCGAGACCGACACCTGCCATGACGACGTAGGAGTGGCGTGCGACTGTCGAGTCGGGACGGGTGATCTCGATCGTCGCGACGTCGACCCGACGGTCCGTCCCGGTGAACGCGTCGTGCACGGAGCGGTCGAGGTCCTCGAGCGTGAGCTCGAGGTTGCGTGCGAGGAGGTTGCCCGTCCCGGACGGCAGGAGCGCGAGCGGGGTCTGGCTGTCGCCGATCGCCTCGGCGACGGCCCGCACGGTCCCGTCGCCGCCGGCCGCGAGGATCATGTCCGCACCGGCGTCGAGCGCGTCCCGCGTGGCCCCCTGCCCGGGGTCGTCGACGCTCGTCTCGAACCACACGGACGTGTCCCAGCCCGCTGCCTGCTCCTCGCGGGCGACGATCTCCCGGAGCGCGTCGAGGTCGACCTTGACGGGGTTGTACACGACGGCCGCGACACGGTTCGGGGCGGTGGCCGGTTCAGACATGGTGCGTGCTCGATTCCGTGGAGGTGTGCGGCGTGCAGGAGGTGCGCCGGTCAGAGTGTGCCCTGAGGTGGGGGTTCGTGCACCTCCACAGTGGTTCAGTCGTTTTTGGGCGACACGTCCTCGATGCCTCACATCGCACGACCGGCAGCCGATGTGATTCATGTCGCACGATGCCAGCTCATCTCGGAAGGACAGCACGATGACCAGCCCAGACGCTCCGATCTCGCCTCAAGAACCCGCGAAGGAGGTCGCTGCTCGGTCTTGGTACAAGAAGAAGCGCTACGCCATTCCGACCGCCCTCTTGGCGATCGGCGTCGCTGCAAACCTCGGTGGCGGTACCGACGAAGACGAGCCGGTCGCAGAACCCACCACGGTCACCGAGACGACCCCGGCAGTGGTGGAGGACGTGATCGTCGAGGTAGACGAGCCGACTGCGGAGGAGATCGCTGCTGAGGCTGAGGCTGAACGTGTAGCAGCTGAGAAGGCGGAGGCCGATCGAGTCGCCGAGGAGCAGCGAGCTGCGGCTGACGCCGAAGCGGCGCGAGCAGCCGAAGAAGCCGCGAGCGGGACGGTATCGCAGCAGAATGCCCTCAGCAAGGCCGGTGAATACTTGCGTTTCACGGCCTTCTCCCGAACGGGACTGATTGCCCAGCTCGAGTTCGAGGGTTTCCCCACGGAGGACGCGAACTGGGGTGTCGACCGTGTGGAGGTTGACTGGAACACCCAGGCTGCTGCGAAGGCGAAGAGCTACCTCGAGTACAGCTCGTTCTCTC
This sequence is a window from Sanguibacter antarcticus. Protein-coding genes within it:
- a CDS encoding sensor histidine kinase, translating into MIETHVVPEVRPSSRRWDVLLAVALVGLAFVPGVARQGVDLAELPDRLMDATGWVLVVAQGAPVAALRRWPAWSLAVVGTAFGAYQLMGYPTTFAALGLLVALVGAGALLEERRQVVGTIALAGYVLLAVGLEAVGSPSTVLDYLVFGLLLVLLWWAGTWSRVRAEAQARHTALAAREALAAERARIARELHDVVTHHVTAMVVQADAAQYGTTDAGRTSTVLATIGETGRAALTDLRDLLGALDGAAEPTREPVVLEIADLVERARSAGQAVDLVREGQMRPLAGAAGLAASRVVQESLTNAMKHAHGATTVVRVRYDEGEVDVRVTNDGYGEVGVGRGAGRGLEGLRERVALVGGELDAGPEGDGFVVHARVPA
- a CDS encoding asparaginase produces the protein MLSSPPLRRVRLITLGGTISSEPAGPGPETTGRGSSEGLSDGPAGVVPRSGAGLFQQEIQHWVPGVELVPLELRMVPSPSLTMADLLALHAAIAGFGDDVDGVVVSQGTDTIEETAFVLDVLGAAARVPVVVTGAMRDRTTPGADGAANLVAAALVAASPDARGAGVLVQIADRTHAARWVTKRSTFRVDGFSSEPFGPVGAVVEGVVHLGGVPRPRPALPVPTGEAPRVAVVVAGLGDDLALLPGLADAGYDGVVIAGAGGGHVAASAVENVAATVARIPVVMCSRVGSGPALTQTYGYPGGEIDLARVGTVPGGGLSAPKARMLLMLLVASGATPDEVRDGIVRYGRD
- a CDS encoding ATP-binding protein — protein: MQRWELDSVHALAGLRSSLHEVITGEAEMPAEDLTETPARIVLVASELATNALRHATAPRTVRLFARDHELLLDVVDHDPATPPVVSGGRPLGEGGFGLRLAQRLASQVGWYSRGTAKHVWASFPVTDHETVACGPRALDGMRLGPRSQAVA
- a CDS encoding NAD(P)/FAD-dependent oxidoreductase, with amino-acid sequence MVPRRQHDVVIVGGGNAGLSLAGRLVRDGAKDVVVIEPERVHHYRPMLSYVAGGEATLDQLRRPQERVTPRGVRWHAGTVVAVDPERSVVRLAGGESIGYTDLVLCPGSQVDWDAIPGSEAAVRTPHAATSYLPDSAVDTWSMLSSLTSGRAVFVVGGQHVPCAPVALKPLFLAAEHWRREGVREQIEIDLLVEGDRLVDHARADRRLRDAAAEQGVRVRFGATVASVDAAARTLEVRARRDGTAAAVAPTTVTYDALYLAPPHRAPAWIAESGLACTADGGFLSVDPQTLQHVEHPNVWGLGDVAEVDALPSGGALRRQVPVVASNISARRTGAPMKRYDGYSIAPVAVSRRRLLLAEFDRAGRNQPSVPFPDLVRPRLSTWAFDRYLEPHIYFRQLLQGKVS
- a CDS encoding diacylglycerol/lipid kinase family protein, yielding MSEPATAPNRVAAVVYNPVKVDLDALREIVAREEQAAGWDTSVWFETSVDDPGQGATRDALDAGADMILAAGGDGTVRAVAEAIGDSQTPLALLPSGTGNLLARNLELTLEDLDRSVHDAFTGTDRRVDVATIEITRPDSTVARHSYVVMAGVGLDASMLQNTDDDLKKKVGWLAYVGAAVTSLKGRNHVRLQMSVDGAEPESVKAHTVIVGNCGSLQANVRLLPDAALDDGLLDVVVMRPENLVGWIQVLTKIVWENGVLSRTPFGRRFRTKDVRALEYVRGSTITVELSEPEQIELDGDGFGEATAFTTWVDHEHLVVRVPMAGPSGR
- a CDS encoding Ltp family lipoprotein, which translates into the protein MTSPDAPISPQEPAKEVAARSWYKKKRYAIPTALLAIGVAANLGGGTDEDEPVAEPTTVTETTPAVVEDVIVEVDEPTAEEIAAEAEAERVAAEKAEADRVAEEQRAAADAEAARAAEEAASGTVSQQNALSKAGEYLRFTAFSRTGLIAQLEFEGFPTEDANWGVDRVEVDWNTQAAAKAKSYLEYSSFSRAGLVDQLLFEGFTAEQAEFGVSQTGL